In Verrucomicrobiota bacterium, the genomic stretch GAATCCAGCGCGGCGGCGTGCATCTGGCGCGGCGGTTGAGCACCTTGCTGAAGGACGTCTGGGGGCATGACGTGACGGTCGGCGCGCTGGACGTCAACATGCACCGCGACGACCTGAACCACCGCGTTCCGCCTCAGATTCACCCGACGAGCATCCCGTTCGACGTGACGGAGAAGAACGTCATCCTGGTGGACGATGTCTTGTTCAGCGGGCGAACGACCCGGGCCGCCATGGATGCTCTGAATGATTTTGGGCGCCCGCGAGCGATTCAACTGGCGGTGCTGGTGGATCGCGGCCACCGCGAGCTCCCCATCAAAGCGGATTTTGTGGGCAAGAATGTTCCCACGTCATTGCAGGAGCGGATCAACGTCGCGCTCCAGGAAGAAGACGGCGAAGACGCAGTTCATCTCGAAAGACAATGATCTGGAATCGCAAGCACCTGCTGG encodes the following:
- the pyrR gene encoding bifunctional pyr operon transcriptional regulator/uracil phosphoribosyltransferase PyrR → MSKRTLLLDPHAIRRALTRMAHEIAERNPASANVVLVGIQRGGVHLARRLSTLLKDVWGHDVTVGALDVNMHRDDLNHRVPPQIHPTSIPFDVTEKNVILVDDVLFSGRTTRAAMDALNDFGRPRAIQLAVLVDRGHRELPIKADFVGKNVPTSLQERINVALQEEDGEDAVHLERQ